In the genome of Raphanus sativus cultivar WK10039 chromosome 4, ASM80110v3, whole genome shotgun sequence, one region contains:
- the LOC108849664 gene encoding LOW QUALITY PROTEIN: calcium sensing receptor, chloroplastic (The sequence of the model RefSeq protein was modified relative to this genomic sequence to represent the inferred CDS: inserted 1 base in 1 codon) — MAMAEMAMKSSVTANLTIPPSSSSSSCKKRVRQISVALPTTTSISLLSVFSSPPPEAKAAVSISKDQIVSSLTEVEKTINQVQETGSSVFDATQRVFQVVGDALKPALDTALPIAKQAGEEALKLATPAFSEASKKAQEAMQSSGIDAEPVFNAAKTVTDVAQQTTKAIEVAKPIASSTMETISSADPSVIVVAAGAAFIAYLLLPPVWSAISFNFRGYKGDLTPAQTLDLLCSKNYIMVDIRSEKEKEKAGXPRLPSNAKNSMIAIPIEELPNKVKGIVRNSKRVEAEIAALKISYLKRINKGSNIIIMDSYSDSAKIVAKTLKVLGYKNCWIVTDGFSGGRGWLQSRLGTDSYNFSFAQVLSPSRIIPAASRFGTRSGTKFLPSSD, encoded by the exons ATGGCTATGGCGGAGATGGCAATGAAGTCTTCAGTAACTGCAAACCTCACTATtcctccttcttcctcttcttcgtctTGTAAGAAGCGAGTGAGGCAAATCTCTGTCGCACTTCCAACAACAACCTCAATCTCTCTTCTATCCGTCTTCTCATCTCCTCCTCCTGAAGCCAAAGCTGCCGTTTCCATTTCCAAGGACCAGATCGTCTCCTCTCTCACTGAA GTGGAGAAAACAATCAACCAAGTTCAAGAAACAGGTTCGAGTGTTTTCGACGCAACGCAGCGTGTTTTCCAAGTAGTAGGAGACGCACTCAAACCAGCCTTGGACACTGCTTTGCCCATCGCGAAGCAAGCCGGAGAAGAGGCTTTGAAGCTTGCCACTCCCGCTTTCTCAGAGGCTTCCAAGAAAGCTCAAGAAGCAATGCAAAGCTCTGGTATCGATGCGGAGCCCGTCTTTAATGCTGCAAAG ACAGTAACAGATGTGGCCCAACAGACAACAAAAGCTATCGAAGTTGCTAAGCCCATTGCTTCATCGACCATGGAGACGATATCTTCAGCTGATCCTAGTGTCATTGTTGTTGCTGCTGGCGCTGCGTTCATTGCTTACCTTCTCCTTCCTCCTGTTTGGTCTGCTATATCTTTTAACTTCCGCGGTTACAAAG GTGACCTCACACCGGCACAAACACTTGATCTTCTCTGTTCCAAGAACTACATAATGGTGGATATAAGATCAGAGAAAGAGAAGGAAAAAGCTG ATCCTCGTCTCCCTTCAAATGCTAAGAACAGTATGATCGCTATTCC AATAGAAGAGCTGCCGAACAAAGTAAAAGGAATTGTGAGGAACTCGAAACGTGTTGAAGCAGAAATAGCAGCGTTAAAGATATCTTACCTCAAGAGAATCAACAAAGGCTccaacatcatcatcatggACTC GTACTCGGACTCTGCTAAAATTGTGGCGAAAACCTTAAAGGTTCTCGGGTATAAGAACTGCTGGATCGTGACAGATGGATTCTCTGGTGGCAGAGGATGGTTGCAGAGCCGGTTAGGCACTGATTCTTACAACTTCTCGTTCGCACAGGTCTTGTCTCCATCGAGGATTATCCCGGCAGCTTCTAGGTTCGGTACTAGATCAGGAACCAAGTTCCTTCCTAGCTCGgactga
- the LOC130511100 gene encoding uncharacterized protein LOC130511100 has translation MEEDTKALLGKLNASKAATADKTGAKNADSRHEPRQHSSGDRAAQKKNFVYAVDEESSPASTTVVREKGWNVYNRETDGKPPDSSAAVSSRPPGAEKWCDYHNAKSHNTRECKTLFEQFLSSVENGKLEIEPPKPRARGTASWSKNKDRKTSKSQGKAPQQERRATPEEAAPASPEKGNSSSDEESPRNRRRVETVFTRPAKGTGDHELPRARRRINVVLTQLEPPSDEPEQVSPPDLRARLSSPALGDLRNILKRKEKPAADAVSHVPDLREKINSSKTRRLNNPSPMKPRPVDLREKLNSRKPDLRSQLDRPLYSDLRQKLDVSRSQHPNQDKDTVINVIMGGSPPCGDSVRSIKDYRRQATSSRKWPTKPENDHQITFSPDDALGIHMPHNDPLLVELGIGDCQVTKILIDTGSSVDLIFRDTLDKMGVDTGSMKPSSRSLTGFNGSSEAMIGTIRLPVYACGTTRTVKFSVVDSKAPYNAILGTPWLHSMRAIPSTYHQCVKFPGPDGKIRTLRGDQQAARDMLIATIKLQRQTSHVNTVSNPLQKAFPQQEEVIDISLDVSDPSKVIRIGASLPDNMQQQLTEFLRQNVSTFAWTTSDMKGIDPAITSHELNVDPTFKPIRQKRRKLGPERSKAVNDEVDRLLAADSIMEVKYPDWLANPVVVKKKNGKWRVCVDFTDLNKACPKDSFPLPHIDRLVEATAGNALLTFMEAFSGYNQIMMHPDDREKTAFITDRGTYCYKVMPFGLKNAGATYQRLVNRMFADKLGSTMEVYIDDMLVKSLRAEDHLTHLKDCFTTLNEYGMKLNPAKCTFGVMSGEFLGYIVTQRGIEANPKQISAILDLPSPKNSREVQRLTGRIAALNRFISRSTDKCLPFFELLRGNKRFIWDEKCEEAFGQLKQYLTTPPVLSKPEAGDILTLYIAVTPIAVSSVLIREDRGEQKPIFYTSKRMTEAETRYPTLEKMALAVVHSARKLRPYFQSHTVEVLSNQPLRTIMQNANHSRRLTKWAMELSEHDIVYKNRTAAKSQVLADFLIELTPELEQDLAVSSRNRILHVDGSSTNKGSGAGVQLQSPTGDAVPRAWNSMHLKRYSA, from the coding sequence ATGGAAGAGGATACAAAGGCTCTGCTAGGCAAGTTAAACGCGTCTAAAGCTGCAACAGCCGACAAAACCGGCGCGAAGAACGCGGATAGTCGACACGAGCCACGACAGCACTCATCAGGCGACCGAGCCGCCCAAAAGAAGAACTTCGTGTACGCTGTTGACGAAGAGAGCTCCCCGGCGTCAACGACTGTCGTGCGCGAGAAAGGATGGAACGTTTACAACCGCGAAACCGACGGAAAACCGCCGGATTCCTCCGCCGCAGTGAGTTCTCGGCCCCCGGGAGCCGAGAAGTGGTGCGATTACCACAACGCTAAGTCGCATAACACCAGGGAATGCAAGACGCTCTTCGAGCAATTTCTCTCCTCTGTCGAGAACGGAAAACTCGAAATCGAGCCTCCGAAACCTAGAGCCCGAGGAACGGCGAGCTGGAGTAAAAACAAAGACAGGAAAACCAGCAAGTCGCAAGGTAAAGCCCCTCAGCAAGAGAGACGAGCAACTCCCGAAGAAGCAGCTCCAGCATCCCCGGAAAAGGGTAACTCGTCTAGCGACGAGGAATCACCGAGAAACCGGCGACGCGTCGAGACTGTCTTCACAAGACCCGCCAAGGGCACCGGCGATCATGAACTTCCGCGAGCGAGAAGACGCATCAACGTCGTCCTGACGCAACTGGAACCTCCAAGCGACGAACCTGAACAAGTTTCTCCTCCAGACCTGCGCGCTCGGCTGAGCAGCCCAGCCCTTGGCGACCTACGGAATATCCTCAAGCGGAAGGAGAAACCAGCGGCAGATGCAGTCAGTCATGTCCCCGATCTCCGCGAGAAGATCAACTCCTCTAAGACTCGCCGGTTGAATAACCCAAGTCCCATGAAGCCCCGCCCGGTGGATCTGCGAGAAAAGCTCAACTCCAGGAAACCAGATTTGCGAAGCCAGCTCGATCGCCCCCTGTACTCCGATCTTCGACAAAAGCTCGACGTCTCTAGATCTCAGCATCCCAACCAAGACAAAGACACTGTAATCAACGTTATTATGGGAGGATCCCCGCCCTGCGGTGACTCCGTCAGGTCCATTAAAGACTACCGTCGTCAGGCAACTTCCTCGCGTAAGTGGCCGACAAAACCCGAGAACGATCATCAAATCACTTTCTCGCCTGACGACGCCCTTGGCATCCACATGCCGCACAACGACCCCCTCCTCGTTGAACTCGGAATCGGCGACTGTCAGGTCACCAAAATTCTCATCGACACTGGCAGCTCTGTCGATCTGATCTTTCGAGACACACTCGACAAGATGGGCGTCGATACGGGAAGTATGAAACCGTCATCCCGCTCCCTCACAGGTTTCAACGGTTCCTCCGAGGCCATGATCGGCACAATCCGCCTTCCAGTGTACGCATGTGGCACGACACGAACCGTGAAGTTCTCAGTCGTCGACTCTAAAGCCCCCTATAACGCGATCCTAGGCACCCCTTGGCTGCATTCGATGCGAGCAATCCCATCGACTTACCACCAATGCGTCAAGTTCCCGGGACCAGACGGCAAAATCCGAACGCTACGGGGCGATCAGCAGGCTGCCCGAGACATGCTAATCGCCACCATCAAGCTTCAGCGACAAACCTCGCATGTTAACACCGTCTCAAACCCCTTACAGAAAGCGTTTCCCCAGCAAGAGGAGGTCATCGATATATCCCTTGACGTTTCTGACCCTAGTAAGGTGATCCGCATCGGAGCATCCCTACCGGACAATATGCAGCAGCAACTCACCGAGTTTCTCCGTCAGAACGTCTCCACCTTCGCCTGGACCACATCCGACATGAAAGGGATCGATCCAGCAATCACCTCTCATGAGTTAAACGTTGACCCCACCTTTAAGCCTATCCGTCAAAAGCGCCGAAAACTAGGACCCGAACGATCCAAGGCAGTCAACGACGAGGTGGACCGACTGCTCGCCGCCGACTCAATCATGGAAGTCAAGTACCCCGACTGGCTCGCTAACCCTGTCGTcgtcaaaaagaaaaacggaaAGTGGCGCGTCTGCGTCGACTTCACGGATCTGAACAAGGCGTGCCCAAAAGATAGCTTCCCCCTCCCACACATCGACCGTCTCGTCGAGGCGACTGCCGGAAACGCCCTCTTGACATTCATGGAGGCATTCTCTGGCTACAACCAGATAATGATGCATCCTGACGACCGCGAGAAGACGGCGTTCATAACAGATCGAGGAACCTActgctacaaagtaatgccctTCGGCCTTAAAAACGCGGGAGCCACCTACCAGCGCCTTGTCAACCGCATGTTCGCCGATAAGCTAGGTTCGACGATGGAAGTATACATCGATGACATGCTGGTCAAGTCGCTCCGAGCTGAGGATCATCTCACGCACCTCAAAGACTGCTTCACAACACTCAACGAGTACGGCATGAAACTGAACCCGGCTAAATGCACGTTCGGTGTTATGTCCGGCGAATTTCTCGGATATATCGTCACTCAGAGGGGTATTGAAGCTAATCCCAAACAGATATCGGCGATCCTCGATCTTCCAAGCCCCAAGAACAGCCGCGAAGTACAACGCCTCACTGGCCGAATAGCAGCGCTCAACAGGTTCATCTCGCGATCTACTGATAAGTGCCTTCCTTTCTTTGAATTGTTGCGAGGAAACAAACGATTCATTTGGGACGAGAAATGCGAGGAGGCCTTTGGCCAACTTAAGCAATATCTGACTACTCCTCCAGTACTCTCGAAACCAGAAGCGGGTGACATTCTCACCCTCTATATTGCCGTCACGCCTATCGCCGTCAGCAGCGTGCTCATACGCGAAGATCGGGGGGAGCAAAAACCGATCTTCTACACGAGCAAACGCATGACAGAAGCCGAAACCCGCTATCCCACCCTCGAGAAAATGGCGCTTGCAGTGGTTCACTCGGCGAGGAAACTCCGCCCGTACTTTCAGTCTCACACGGTTGAAGTCCTCTCCAATCAGCCCCTCCGAACAATCATGCAGAACGCTAACCACTCTCGGCGGCTAACGAAATGGGCGATGGAGCTCAGCGAGCATGACATCGTATACAAGAACCGAACAGCAGCCAAGTCTCAGGTCCTCGCTGACTTCCTGATCGAACTCACACCCGAACTCGAGCAGGATCTGGCCGTGTCATCTCGTAATAGGATTCTACACGTCGACGGCTCCTCGACCAATAAAGGATCCGGCGCCGGCGTTCAGCTCCAATCCCCAACCGGCGACGCAGTCCCCCGAGCATGGAACTCCATGCATCTTAAGCGTTATTCCGCCTAG